A region of Lepeophtheirus salmonis chromosome 13, UVic_Lsal_1.4, whole genome shotgun sequence DNA encodes the following proteins:
- the LOC121127760 gene encoding uncharacterized protein: MYTVEEHPPPPPTHCCRQEEEQQQQQQQEPSLSSSKWFDIIISAGGRPFPANKTILIQNSDYFKSILSAESNRDYLSLPNIPQDIFSILLSGMYSGSLALNSGNAYQVLFYAQLLQMTPAILQCKNFLVNHSFQNIFPWAAAAAAAASTLYPKQWIFPLNMFPPTTATSQLSAPTPAPPTIPLPQSLPHQKSLLVTSSPSASQLQPFPKDPHQPFSLHNDNIDAAAASSSSPFLINSYNESQSEHSIKSEPKTQETHQNKEPEPSCSTSPSNQCLREENHPTLLDLAACDGPVSFQRVPNPHSFKKQSKNETSTTSPPNEGDSSSDDEAHAQKEGKQKSDQVYQCLFCNHTFKSQYCYQKHKQRHLNPFSLDFQTGDSIKKKSLILKDINVQFFPCKICGAKFPSYYFVHKHKKLWHTQEEEEEAENRFRRAKLIKEYDTQSSK, encoded by the exons atgtaCACCGTAGAG GAAcatcctcctcctcctccaacTCATTGTTGCCGTCAAGAGGAGGAACAGCAACAGCAGCAGCAACAAGAGCCTAGTCTGTCTTCTTCTAAATGGTTCGACATCATTATTTCCGCTGGAGGAAGGCCCTTTCCAGCAAACAAGACCATTCTCATACAAAATAGTGACTACTTCAAGTCTATTCTAAGTGCAGAATCCAACAGAGACTACCTGTCTCTTCCAAATATACCTCAAGACATATTTAGTATACTCCTATCAGGGATGTACTCGGGATCCTTGGCGCTCAACTCTGGAAATGCATATCAAGTTCTCTTTTACGCTCAGCTCTTGCAAATGACACCGGCCATTCTTCAATGCAAAAATTTCCTAGTCAAtcattcttttcaaaatatattccctTGGGCTGCTGCTGCCGCCGCTGCTGCTAGTACACTCTATCCCAAACAATGGATCTTCCCACTTAATATGTTCCCTCCAACAACAGCAACTTCTCAACTCTCAGCTCCAACTCCTGCCCCTCCAACCATCCCTCTTCCCCAGTCCCTCCCACATCAAAAGTCCCTCTTAGTAACCTCCTCACCATCAGCATCTCAGTTGCAACCTTTTCCCAAGGATCCCCATCAGCCCTTTTCATTGCACAACGACAACATTGATGCCGCCGCTGCCTCCTCCTCATCTCCTTTTTTGATCAACTCTTACAATGAAAGTCAAAGCGAGCACTCAATCAAAAGCGAACCCAAGACACAAGAGACTCATCAAAACAAAGAGCCAGAACCATCATGCTCCACTTCTCCAAGTAATCAATGCCTCAGAGAAGAAAATCATCCTACCCTACTCGACCTAGCCGCATGTGATGGCCCCGTGTCCTTCCAAAGAGTTCCTAATCCTCACTCCTTCAAAAAACAAAGCAAGAATGAGACAAGCACCACCTCTCCTCCCAATGAAGGGGATAGTAGCTCAGACGATGAAGCCCATGCTCAAAAGGAAGGTAAACAGAAAAGCGATCAAGTCTATCAGTGCCTATTCTGTAACCATACCTTCAAATCCCAGTACTGCTATCAAAAACACAAACAAAGGCATCTTAATCCCTTCTCCTTGGACTTTCAAACGGGAGACTCCATCAAAAAGAAATCTCTTATTCTCAAAGACATTAACGTTCAGTTCTTTCCCTGTAAAATATGTGGTGCCAAATTCCCTTCCTACTACTTTGTCCATAAGCACAAAAAACTTTGGCATACTcaagaggaggaggaggaagctGAGAATCGTTTCAGAAGGGCAAAACTTATCAAAGAGTACGACACTCAGTCTTCAAAATAA